The Treponema succinifaciens DSM 2489 region TCCATTTTTCCAAGTCTTTAAATCCTTCGCCTTCATCTTCAACAATAATGTGAGCATGTGTCGGGCTAAAAGAATACCAAACGTGAACTTGTTTATTTAAATCGCAGTTATTTCCATGTTTTACTGCGTTTTTTATAACTTCGCTTATCTGCTGTTCAAGAAGGTTTATTTCCTTGATTTCAAGAGGAGCTGACTGCACAATCAAAAGTGTAAAGTAGCGGATCTGCCTAAAGTTTGACGGAAATGCCTTGTAAAGCATATTTGTTTTGTCAAATAATGGGTCATTGCCATCAGAACGAAGCTCTTTGAATTCTTCCATTAAGGTACTCCTTATTCGTTAATCATAAGCAATGCTTCTTCAACGCTATTTGCAATAGGGAAGTAGCCCATCAACTTGGTGAGTTCAATAACTTTTTTTACAGAACCATGAACATTTGAAATATAGAGCTTCAAATTCATCTTTTTAATTGTAGAACAGATGTAAATTAGGGCTCCAATTCCAGACGAGTCGATATAATCAACCTGCTCAAGATTGATTACAAACGATTTTACATTTT contains the following coding sequences:
- a CDS encoding ATP-binding protein encodes the protein MEEFKELRSDGNDPLFDKTNMLYKAFPSNFRQIRYFTLLIVQSAPLEIKEINLLEQQISEVIKNAVKHGNNCDLNKQVHVWYSFSPTHAHIIVEDEGEGFKDLEKWNEFNKKRLDCLHNSNFEELSNYVSFRTKKSDEQDGGNALFAALEYWNGGFVYNDKRNGVAMLKRFQQKRHGVAVDGE
- a CDS encoding anti-sigma factor antagonist, which gives rise to MELKIRKNGEVYIIDVNGEMDLYNSYKLKELVMKMLEKNVKSFVINLEQVDYIDSSGIGALIYICSTIKKMNLKLYISNVHGSVKKVIELTKLMGYFPIANSVEEALLMINE